A window of Candidatus Hydrogenedentota bacterium contains these coding sequences:
- the murF gene encoding UDP-N-acetylmuramoyl-tripeptide--D-alanyl-D-alanine ligase — MGWRYTLNELAAWLNCDAGAHGDVAVTGVSTDTRTIAPGDLFVALEGPNFDADDFVAAAFVRGAAAAICKRPHAEGPCLEVTNPLGALQCWATRHRMSHDIPIFAVTGSCGKTTTKDLTAALLESRYTVVKTKGNLNNDIGCPLSLLRIDRDTSFAVIEMGANHVGEIDQLCGIARPTETAVTIVAPSHLEGFGSIEAVARAKSEIVNSLDADGCFYKNMDNPWCRAMGENFRGEIVRFGREGDVVLKSQSFDASGEMVLDIDPVGTIRLPLLVPAHATNVLLAVAVGLRHGITEFEGPLRAACGAAARFKVRTVGPFELLDDTYNANPASMAAALEALAARAVKGKRIAVLGGMLELGEDAAALHRRVGGLAGEHGVDAVFAYGEHACDIIAGAREAGILRSEAFDSHEAIADALVLSAAPGDSILLKGSRGMRMERVAEQLERRFPPVGEE; from the coding sequence ATGGGCTGGCGCTATACTCTCAACGAGCTCGCCGCGTGGTTGAATTGTGATGCGGGCGCCCACGGCGATGTGGCCGTCACCGGCGTTTCGACGGATACGCGCACGATAGCGCCCGGCGACCTCTTCGTAGCCCTGGAAGGGCCGAATTTCGACGCGGACGATTTCGTGGCCGCAGCCTTCGTACGGGGGGCCGCCGCCGCCATCTGCAAGCGCCCCCATGCCGAGGGCCCTTGCCTCGAAGTAACCAATCCGCTCGGCGCGTTGCAGTGTTGGGCCACCCGCCATCGCATGAGTCACGATATCCCCATCTTCGCCGTGACCGGTTCCTGTGGCAAGACGACGACAAAAGATCTCACGGCCGCACTGCTCGAAAGCCGCTATACGGTCGTGAAAACCAAAGGCAACTTGAACAACGACATCGGCTGCCCGCTTTCGCTCCTGCGCATCGATCGGGACACCTCCTTCGCCGTAATCGAGATGGGCGCGAACCACGTCGGGGAGATTGACCAACTGTGCGGCATCGCCCGACCCACGGAAACCGCGGTGACCATCGTCGCGCCGAGCCACCTCGAAGGCTTCGGCAGCATCGAGGCCGTCGCCAGGGCCAAGAGCGAAATTGTCAACAGCCTCGACGCCGACGGGTGCTTCTATAAGAACATGGACAATCCCTGGTGCCGCGCCATGGGCGAGAACTTCCGCGGTGAGATTGTGCGCTTCGGTCGCGAGGGGGACGTGGTTCTAAAGTCCCAGTCCTTCGATGCCTCCGGCGAAATGGTGCTGGATATCGACCCTGTCGGTACGATTCGTCTGCCTCTGCTTGTGCCGGCGCACGCGACCAACGTGCTGCTCGCCGTCGCCGTGGGGTTGCGCCATGGCATCACGGAATTCGAAGGACCCCTGCGCGCCGCCTGCGGCGCCGCGGCCCGCTTCAAGGTGCGGACCGTGGGGCCCTTTGAATTACTCGACGATACCTACAACGCCAATCCCGCCAGCATGGCCGCCGCACTGGAGGCGCTCGCCGCCCGCGCGGTCAAAGGAAAGCGCATCGCCGTGCTGGGGGGAATGCTCGAGCTGGGCGAAGACGCCGCGGCCCTGCATCGGCGTGTCGGCGGCCTCGCCGGAGAGCACGGCGTGGACGCCGTGTTTGCCTACGGCGAGCACGCTTGTGATATCATAGCCGGCGCGCGCGAGGCCGGAATCCTCCGGTCGGAAGCGTTCGATTCCCACGAAGCCATCGCCGATGCCCTCGTTCTCTCAGCCGCACCAGGCGATTCCATACTTCTCAAAGGCTCCCGAGGTATGCGCATGGAACGCGTTGCGGAGCAACTGGAGCGGCGTTTCCCGCCGGTCGGCGAGGAGTAG
- the mraY gene encoding phospho-N-acetylmuramoyl-pentapeptide-transferase, which yields MLYYLTQALIPYISELDVFRYHTVRAGGAAITGFLFCLLVGPRLIALLRALKVGQIIKKDHVADLHALHKGKAGTPTMGGVIIILSTVLSLLLWSTLTNRLLWVAVGVLVLLGAVGFLDDFIKLKRKHNDGLSARAKFFGQILTGGLLGLYLFFNPITLGDMWVGPRDIEDWNLLTRTLVAAEDQPADSPGGRIWASLDHELRSVLKLSESVEFLPVDYRIPVLVSMNAALNQGRWADTFSIPEAAMDAEYKRLSETPFDDLDDVDKVRYNRRVLEASMPGVIAGSVSNLHTRVGLPGFKDVLIPLGPFYILFVIFIIVSVSNAVNLTDGLDGLAAGTSVVSIFTFAAIAYVVSRADWSYYLYLTHIPEASELFVFGAALLGTGLGFLWFNAHPAEVFMGDTGSLALGGAIATMAILTKQELLLPIVAGLFVMEAGSVVIQVASFKMTGKRVFRMAPLHHHFELLGWTETKVTVRFWIIAFLFSLMSFATLKLR from the coding sequence ATGTTGTATTACCTCACTCAGGCCCTTATCCCCTACATCAGCGAACTCGACGTATTCCGTTACCACACGGTGCGCGCGGGCGGTGCCGCGATCACGGGCTTTCTATTCTGCCTGCTGGTCGGGCCGCGGTTGATCGCCCTGCTGCGCGCGTTGAAAGTGGGCCAGATTATCAAGAAGGACCACGTTGCCGATCTCCATGCTCTTCACAAGGGCAAAGCGGGCACACCCACCATGGGTGGCGTGATCATCATTCTCTCCACGGTGCTCTCCCTGTTGCTCTGGAGCACCCTGACCAACCGCCTGCTCTGGGTCGCGGTCGGCGTACTCGTGTTGCTCGGCGCTGTCGGCTTTCTCGACGACTTCATCAAGCTCAAGCGCAAACACAACGACGGCCTCAGCGCCCGGGCCAAGTTCTTCGGCCAGATCCTCACGGGCGGACTATTGGGCCTGTATCTCTTCTTTAATCCCATCACCCTCGGCGACATGTGGGTCGGCCCCCGCGATATCGAGGACTGGAATCTGCTCACCAGGACCCTGGTCGCCGCCGAGGACCAGCCCGCCGATTCGCCCGGCGGCCGCATCTGGGCCAGTCTGGATCATGAATTGCGGTCCGTGCTCAAGCTGTCCGAAAGCGTGGAGTTTCTACCGGTCGACTACCGCATTCCCGTGCTGGTCTCCATGAACGCGGCCCTGAATCAGGGTCGATGGGCGGACACCTTTTCCATCCCCGAGGCGGCCATGGATGCCGAATACAAGCGCCTCTCCGAAACGCCCTTCGACGATCTCGACGACGTGGACAAAGTGCGCTACAACCGGCGGGTGCTCGAAGCCTCGATGCCCGGCGTAATCGCGGGGAGCGTCTCCAACCTCCACACGCGCGTGGGACTCCCGGGCTTCAAAGATGTCCTCATCCCTCTGGGACCGTTCTACATACTTTTCGTGATTTTTATCATCGTCAGTGTCTCCAATGCGGTGAATCTTACCGACGGCCTCGACGGGCTGGCGGCCGGCACGTCGGTGGTGTCCATCTTCACCTTCGCCGCCATTGCCTATGTGGTCAGTCGCGCCGACTGGTCCTACTACCTTTACCTGACGCACATTCCCGAAGCCAGCGAACTGTTCGTTTTCGGCGCCGCGCTCCTGGGCACCGGCCTCGGCTTCCTCTGGTTCAACGCCCACCCGGCCGAAGTCTTCATGGGCGACACGGGTTCCCTCGCCCTCGGCGGAGCCATCGCCACCATGGCCATCCTCACGAAACAGGAACTGCTGCTGCCCATCGTCGCCGGGCTCTTCGTGATGGAGGCCGGCAGCGTGGTGATTCAGGTGGCCTCCTTTAAGATGACGGGCAAGCGCGTGTTTCGCATGGCGCCGCTCCATCACCATTTCGAACTGCTCGGCTGGACGGAAACCAAGGTGACCGTGCGATTCTGGATCATCGCCTTTCTGTTTTCGCTCATGAGCTTTGCAACGTTGAAATTGCGGTGA
- the murD gene encoding UDP-N-acetylmuramoyl-L-alanine--D-glutamate ligase, producing the protein MNWHGINVTIVGMGRSAAGAAALLVRQGARPFVTDSGAGPRLAPWQAELDRLGVPHESGGHSNRAWLNADLIVLSPGVPPAIAPLEAARRRGIPVMGELELASRFADAPILAVTGTNGKTTVTEMIRHVLCALGHDAVLAGNNHTSFSSAVATNPRPDYFVLEVSSYQLETADAFRPRSGAVLNVTPDHLGRHGTMENYADTKARLFANQSTALETAVLNGDDPMVRTMVTPPGVRRLHFSLDPESECELLWDGTSVRVEGNALPFSCPVPGRHNLANALAALGVLYGAGLEPPSCLAALESFQAVEHRLEWSGDRDGVAFYNDSKSTNIDSLRVALESFDRPVTLIAGGEGKGSSYDSLVPLVREKVSHFVAMGAEGPILAEAFGASVPLTLVHDMAEALAAAVAATPTGGIVLLSPGCASFDQYTNFEERGAHFKQLVADLSNKEPVR; encoded by the coding sequence ATGAATTGGCATGGGATCAACGTGACGATAGTCGGGATGGGGCGTTCCGCCGCCGGCGCCGCCGCCCTGCTTGTGCGGCAAGGTGCCCGGCCCTTCGTGACGGATAGCGGCGCAGGCCCGCGCCTCGCCCCATGGCAGGCGGAACTCGACCGCCTCGGCGTTCCCCATGAGTCCGGCGGGCACAGCAACCGGGCGTGGCTCAACGCCGATCTTATTGTGCTGAGCCCCGGTGTGCCACCCGCCATCGCACCGCTGGAAGCCGCACGCCGGCGCGGTATTCCCGTGATGGGCGAGCTCGAGTTGGCAAGCCGTTTTGCGGACGCCCCTATCCTCGCGGTGACCGGTACCAATGGGAAAACCACGGTGACGGAAATGATCCGCCACGTCTTGTGCGCCCTGGGCCATGACGCCGTGCTCGCCGGCAACAACCACACGTCCTTCTCCAGCGCCGTGGCCACGAATCCCCGTCCCGATTACTTTGTGCTGGAAGTGAGCAGTTATCAGTTGGAGACCGCTGACGCCTTTCGGCCGCGCAGCGGCGCCGTGCTCAATGTAACCCCCGACCATCTGGGCCGTCATGGGACCATGGAGAATTACGCCGATACCAAGGCGCGCCTCTTCGCGAACCAGTCCACCGCCCTCGAAACGGCCGTCTTGAATGGGGACGACCCCATGGTCCGAACCATGGTGACCCCGCCCGGCGTTCGGCGTCTCCACTTCAGTCTCGACCCCGAATCCGAATGCGAACTTCTCTGGGACGGCACAAGTGTCCGGGTCGAGGGCAATGCGCTGCCCTTTTCCTGTCCCGTTCCGGGCCGACACAACCTGGCCAACGCCCTGGCGGCTCTCGGCGTGCTCTACGGCGCGGGATTGGAGCCCCCATCCTGTCTGGCCGCGCTGGAGTCCTTTCAGGCCGTGGAGCATCGCCTGGAATGGTCCGGTGATCGGGACGGCGTGGCCTTCTACAACGACTCGAAATCGACCAACATAGATAGCCTCCGCGTCGCGCTGGAGAGCTTCGACCGACCCGTGACCCTTATCGCCGGCGGCGAAGGCAAAGGCAGCAGCTATGACAGCCTGGTGCCCCTCGTGCGGGAAAAAGTATCTCACTTTGTCGCCATGGGCGCGGAGGGTCCCATCCTTGCCGAGGCCTTCGGCGCTTCCGTGCCGTTGACGTTGGTCCATGACATGGCGGAAGCCTTGGCGGCGGCTGTGGCGGCAACACCGACGGGCGGCATCGTGCTGTTGTCCCCCGGTTGTGCGAGTTTTGACCAATACACCAATTTTGAAGAACGAGGCGCCCATTTCAAGCAACTGGTGGCGGACCTCTCCAACAAGGAGCCTGTGCGATGA